In Miscanthus floridulus cultivar M001 chromosome 19, ASM1932011v1, whole genome shotgun sequence, the DNA window TTATGTTCCTAGACAATTTAAGTGGGAGGAGTGTTTTGCTCCCAAAATATGGCATACATAAAATtatcaaaagaaaaaaaacggCCACCTGTCAAATTAAAAACGCAGAGTTAGACAGAGCACAAGCGTTGGGCGACATTTGGGCCAAGCCACTGACGAACAGCCCTGCTATTTGGGCCAGTACAGTAGCCTGCGGCCCAGTTTTACTCAGCCCAATGACTGAAAAAGAGGGGGCGTCGGGCGTCGTGTTCTCACTGCCACTCGCCGTCGTCGGCGCGTGCGCGTCGCTCCTTCGCAGGGTGTAGGGTCTCGCGCCGCCGGCTACCTGGGGCGGCCGCCCCGCGCTGCTGTAGCGGTAGGTCTGCCCCTGTTTCGCTCTGTTCCCGCGCGGCCGTAGCAGGCAGGCAGGCCAGCCGCCACGGGCGCTTCTCCGACGAAGCCGGTGCTCCCCCGACCTCGACGACTCTGGTGAGAGCTCCTCCATCATCTTTTGTCCTGCCATTTTTGCGTCGCCTCTCCATCTCCCCAGCCGCTGCGACCCTCCTCCTCCCCGGCCGTCGGCCGATGCGTCGCGTGGCCGCGCATGATTCCCCCCAGACTCGAGTCCGCCCTTGAATTGCTATTCTGTTTGGTCATTTGGCTAGTCTGCGTAGTGCTGAATGGAGGGTGAGATTTGGTCATTTGGCTAGTCTGTTGTGTAGTGCTGAATGATATGGACGGAGAACAGAGTGGATCGGCAGTTGAAGGTATAGAGGGTGGAATTTACAGCGTCTCCTGGAGATGTTTTAGTATTTGGCCTTGCCCTTTTCAGAGCTTCGAAATGGTATTACGTCTTCCCTGGAACAAGTACAGATTTTTATTTGAGGAAGTGTGTTGAGATTTGGTGACCAATATGATGATATGGGGTGATTTTGTTTCCTGTTAGGAGTATGTATATGTGAAAGTATCTTCATGAACCAGGCCTCTGAATATTTGTACTAGAATAAGAATATTATATGGGTATCGTATCTGTAACCTTGATGAGTCAAGTCAAATGGTAATACGGAACTAATTGCTGCTTATAATTCCAGATTCACTTCACTGAATTGAAAGACAGAGGCTTGGTCCGGTCCACTACCAGTCTACCACTCATGGGCAAGACAACGGCATGGCACAACTGAGGCCGTGGTTTTCCTGAGCCCATTCCTCGCTCAACAGCAGCTGAGCAGCTTTGGCATAGATGCCGCTCGGGTTGGCGCGAGCTGCGTCGTACTGTGCTCACCGCACTGGGCCTTCCAGGTCCTCCCTGGCATGCACGTCGTGCGCTTGCGATGCGATAACCTTAGCAAACAGGCTGATTGGGCAGCACCTGCGTGCTGGCAGGGCGGATGCTGTGCGGGAGGTGTTCGACAGAATGCCGCAGCGGGACGTCGTGTCCTGGAACTCCCTCATGGCCGCATATGCCTGTTCCGGGGTGCATGACAGTGCAGTTACTGCGTTCCTCGAGATGAGGCGTGAGGGATTCTGTGTGGACCACACGTCCTTCTCCACTGTGCTGTCGGCCTGTGCAGGGATGGAGACTCTAGCTCTGGGGAGGTGCATCCATGGGCTTGCAACCAAGACCAGATCTTCATTGAACGTGTTTGTGGGGTCCTCCTTGATCACGATGTATGCCAACTGTGGGGTGTTCAGCTGCCTGGAGCAGATTGTGGTGTCAGAATCTATGTGAGTACCTtttgtgtaacccgtagatccgtaGTTAGGCTCCTCGACGGGTGAGGAGCTTCACCGCAGCGGCAGCGTGGACGCCGATGCCGCCGTGGATGCATCCTCGCGGACGCCAGTGCTCGGCGTGGTGGTGAAGAGGAGAGGTGGCGATACAGTGGGGCTGCAGAGGTGCCGGTGTAGACCTGcaggggcgacggcggtggtTGGGGCACATCCAGTCGCTGGCAGCAGCTCTTTAGATCGGTATTAGG includes these proteins:
- the LOC136527083 gene encoding putative pentatricopeptide repeat-containing protein At5g52630, with the translated sequence MPLGLARAASYCAHRTGPSRSSLACTSCACDAITLANRLIGQHLRAGRADAVREVFDRMPQRDVVSWNSLMAAYACSGVHDSAVTAFLEMRREGFCVDHTSFSTVLSACAGMETLALGRCIHGLATKTRSSLNVFVGSSLITMYANCGVFSCLEQIVVSESMQD